The following coding sequences lie in one Frigoribacterium sp. SL97 genomic window:
- a CDS encoding TetR/AcrR family transcriptional regulator, producing MTTTGSTTSDPGGAPAGGADGSRPTRRGPYAKSAERRLAIVEAAFEVFSTKGYVGGSLRDVADVVGMSQTSLLHYFPSKSALLLAVLERRDTVSDRSAEPPDRGDLIGTVLGQARHNETVPGLIALYAVLAGEAVTTGNPGSDYVRERFERLRAEYGDALRALEARGRLRPGVDPDRAASGLVALWDGIQLQWLLDPDRIDVVQQLRDHLDLVVLPDDAVDGA from the coding sequence ATGACGACGACCGGCTCGACGACGAGCGACCCAGGAGGCGCGCCCGCGGGTGGTGCCGACGGTTCTCGTCCCACGCGTCGCGGCCCGTACGCGAAGTCGGCCGAACGCCGGCTCGCGATCGTCGAGGCGGCCTTCGAGGTGTTCTCGACCAAGGGCTACGTCGGCGGGTCGCTCCGTGACGTGGCGGACGTCGTCGGCATGAGTCAGACGAGCCTGCTGCACTACTTCCCGTCGAAGAGCGCGCTGCTGCTCGCGGTGCTCGAACGTCGCGACACGGTCTCGGACCGTTCGGCCGAGCCTCCCGACCGGGGTGACCTGATCGGGACCGTCCTCGGGCAGGCGCGACACAACGAGACGGTGCCCGGACTCATCGCGCTCTACGCGGTGCTGGCGGGCGAGGCGGTCACGACCGGCAACCCCGGCAGCGACTACGTGCGTGAGCGCTTCGAGCGTCTGCGTGCCGAGTACGGCGACGCCCTGCGAGCGCTGGAGGCGCGGGGTCGGTTGCGCCCCGGGGTCGACCCCGACCGGGCGGCGTCCGGGCTCGTGGCCCTGTGGGACGGCATCCAGCTGCAGTGGCTGCTCGACCCGGACCGCATCGACGTGGTGCAGCAGTTGCGGGACCACCTCGACCTGGTGGTCCTGCCCGACGACGCGGTCGACGGGGCATGA
- a CDS encoding epoxide hydrolase family protein, protein MDLSVSDADLTDLLDRVGSTRWATGWPVDAWQAGTDEAVLRRLARHWVTGFDWRARESRMASLPWGSVDLDGTALSYLRFEGEDSKRLPVVLTNGWPSTALELVELARRLSRPSEHGGDPDDAMTVIVPALPGFPFSPPRPTLGDQTHELWHRLMTDELRFSRYVAHGGDLGAGITSRLAQSHPEEVAGIHLLAVGGPPEYDPAGLASDERAHLDEVASWSATEGAYEHQQRTRPLTLAPALSDSPVGLLSWLLEKHRAWSDCAGDVSTRFSDDYLLELASLYWFTGAASTALRPYWEHAAGHTTPVIRVSVPTAVAVFPRDLVHPPRRWAERTHDVVRFTEMPRGGHFAPHEEPELLAADIASFSRDLT, encoded by the coding sequence ATGGACCTCTCCGTGTCGGACGCCGACCTGACCGACCTCCTCGACCGTGTCGGATCGACCCGATGGGCGACCGGCTGGCCCGTGGACGCCTGGCAGGCGGGGACCGACGAAGCCGTCCTGCGCCGCCTTGCGCGGCACTGGGTCACCGGCTTCGACTGGCGAGCCCGGGAGAGCCGCATGGCGTCGCTGCCGTGGGGCTCGGTGGACCTCGACGGCACCGCGCTGTCGTACCTCCGGTTCGAGGGCGAGGACTCGAAGCGACTGCCCGTGGTGCTCACGAACGGCTGGCCGAGCACGGCACTCGAACTGGTCGAGCTCGCCCGGCGGTTGTCACGGCCGTCCGAGCACGGAGGCGACCCCGACGACGCGATGACGGTCATCGTCCCCGCGCTGCCGGGGTTCCCGTTCTCGCCGCCCCGACCCACGCTCGGCGACCAGACGCACGAGCTGTGGCACCGTCTCATGACCGACGAGCTCAGGTTCTCCCGCTACGTCGCCCACGGCGGCGATCTCGGGGCGGGCATCACCTCCCGACTCGCTCAGAGCCACCCCGAGGAGGTGGCCGGCATCCACCTGCTCGCCGTGGGCGGTCCCCCGGAGTACGACCCTGCCGGTCTCGCATCCGACGAACGCGCACACCTCGACGAGGTCGCCTCGTGGTCGGCGACCGAGGGCGCCTACGAACACCAGCAACGGACGCGCCCGCTCACCCTGGCACCCGCCCTGTCGGACTCACCGGTCGGCCTGCTCTCGTGGCTGTTGGAGAAGCACCGCGCCTGGAGCGACTGCGCCGGTGACGTCTCGACGCGCTTCAGCGACGACTACCTCCTCGAGCTCGCCTCGCTGTACTGGTTCACCGGCGCGGCGTCCACGGCCCTGCGCCCGTACTGGGAGCACGCTGCCGGGCACACGACCCCGGTGATCCGGGTGAGCGTCCCGACGGCGGTCGCGGTGTTCCCCCGCGACCTGGTGCATCCCCCGCGCCGCTGGGCGGAACGGACCCACGACGTCGTCCGCTTCACCGAGATGCCGCGGGGTGGACACTTCGCACCGCACGAAGAACCCGAGCTGCTCGCGGCCGACATCGCGAGCTTCTCCCGCGATCTCACCTGA
- a CDS encoding carbohydrate ABC transporter permease gives MSLSTKGAEHATETESIVTAQGRGRGAEKPARRRARSAGPDRTAGRSKASTIIVTAVLVVVALYFLVPVYWVVVAATKTTPDLFGTFGFWFAPTFSLWDNLGQVLTYGDGIFVRWVLNSVLYAGVGALIATYFAAAGGYALAKYEFRGRNVVFGTILGGVLVPGTATALPLFLLFSQMGIANTYWSVLLPSLVSPFGLFLCRIYAQATVDTSLMEAARLDGASELRIFHTLGLRILTPALVTVFLFQLVGIWNNYFLPLVMLSDVDKFPVTLGLNNWLSQTDRLPEFYQLTTGGVLLSIIPLVIAMVVLQRFWRGGLTEGSVK, from the coding sequence ATGAGCCTCTCGACGAAGGGCGCCGAGCACGCCACCGAGACCGAGTCCATCGTGACGGCCCAGGGTCGCGGCCGCGGCGCCGAGAAGCCCGCCCGCCGCCGCGCCCGGAGCGCCGGCCCCGACCGCACGGCGGGACGCTCGAAGGCGTCCACCATCATCGTCACGGCCGTCCTGGTCGTGGTGGCGCTGTACTTCCTGGTGCCGGTCTACTGGGTCGTCGTCGCGGCGACCAAGACCACGCCCGACCTGTTCGGCACGTTCGGCTTCTGGTTCGCCCCGACCTTCTCGCTCTGGGACAACCTCGGCCAGGTGCTGACCTACGGCGACGGCATCTTCGTGCGGTGGGTGCTCAACTCGGTGCTCTACGCCGGCGTCGGAGCCCTGATCGCGACGTACTTCGCCGCGGCCGGCGGCTACGCGCTCGCCAAGTACGAGTTCCGCGGACGCAACGTCGTCTTCGGCACCATCCTCGGTGGCGTGCTCGTGCCCGGCACCGCCACGGCCCTGCCCCTCTTCCTGCTGTTCAGCCAGATGGGCATCGCCAACACCTACTGGAGCGTGCTGCTGCCGTCGCTCGTGTCGCCGTTCGGCCTGTTCCTCTGCCGCATCTACGCGCAGGCCACGGTCGACACGTCGCTCATGGAGGCCGCCCGCCTCGACGGCGCCAGCGAGCTGCGCATCTTCCACACCCTGGGACTGCGCATCCTCACCCCGGCGCTCGTCACGGTGTTCCTGTTCCAGCTCGTGGGCATCTGGAACAACTACTTCCTGCCCCTGGTCATGCTGAGCGACGTGGACAAGTTCCCCGTCACGCTCGGCCTCAACAACTGGCTCAGCCAGACCGACCGCCTGCCCGAGTTCTACCAGCTGACGACCGGCGGCGTGCTGCTGTCGATCATCCCGCTGGTCATCGCCATGGTCGTCCTCCAGCGCTTCTGGCGCGGCGGCCTCACCGAAGGAAGCGTCAAGTGA
- a CDS encoding carbohydrate ABC transporter permease: MSAATDTRPDAATDSTRASSGPRRSSSKGAVKRAPWVLLAPFLALFALTFVIPIVIALFSSFTKVTRSGLFGEGGVTSGFAGFDNYAQVIGDPNFVASIGRMFLFGIVQVPVMLILCTVLALLLESASAKWPGVFRAAYFLPYGVPGVIATILWSFLYVPGLSPIIDIGEVFGVTPDFLGANTVLWSIANIVTWSYTGYNMLIIIAQLKSIPVELYEAAKVDGASSLRVAFSIQLPLIRPALLLTAVFSIIGTLQLFAEAQVLQRVSPAIDSQYTPNLSAYTTAFAYNDYNVAAAQSVLIALVAFALSITFLSITNRKQK; this comes from the coding sequence ATGAGCGCCGCGACCGACACCAGGCCCGACGCGGCGACCGACTCGACCCGCGCCTCCTCGGGGCCCCGCCGCAGCAGCTCGAAGGGCGCCGTCAAGCGGGCGCCCTGGGTGCTGCTCGCGCCGTTCCTGGCGCTCTTCGCCCTGACCTTCGTGATCCCGATCGTCATCGCCCTCTTCTCGAGCTTCACGAAGGTCACCCGCAGCGGCCTGTTCGGCGAGGGCGGCGTGACCAGCGGCTTCGCCGGCTTCGACAACTACGCCCAGGTCATCGGCGACCCCAACTTCGTCGCCTCGATCGGCCGCATGTTCCTGTTCGGCATCGTCCAGGTGCCGGTCATGCTGATCCTCTGCACGGTGCTCGCGCTGCTGCTCGAGTCGGCGTCGGCGAAGTGGCCGGGCGTGTTCCGCGCCGCGTACTTCCTGCCGTACGGCGTGCCCGGCGTCATCGCGACCATCCTCTGGTCGTTCCTGTACGTGCCCGGTCTCAGCCCGATCATCGACATCGGCGAGGTCTTCGGCGTCACCCCCGACTTCCTCGGGGCGAACACCGTGCTGTGGTCGATCGCGAACATCGTGACCTGGAGCTACACCGGCTACAACATGCTGATCATCATCGCCCAGCTCAAGTCGATCCCGGTCGAGCTGTACGAGGCCGCCAAGGTCGACGGTGCGTCGTCGTTGCGCGTCGCGTTCAGCATCCAGCTGCCGCTGATCCGACCGGCCCTGCTGCTCACCGCCGTCTTCTCCATCATCGGCACCCTGCAGCTGTTCGCCGAGGCCCAGGTGCTGCAACGCGTCTCGCCGGCGATCGACAGCCAGTACACGCCCAACCTCAGCGCGTACACCACGGCCTTCGCCTACAACGACTACAACGTCGCGGCCGCCCAGTCCGTGCTGATCGCCCTCGTCGCGTTCGCGCTGTCGATCACGTTCCTCAGCATCACGAACAGGAAGCAGAAATGA
- a CDS encoding cupin domain-containing protein — protein sequence MTALQGIDVAAELRQVTEHWTPRVVGQVNDQYVKVAKLLGELVWHAHDAEDEMFLVVSGTLRIQLPDDHEVLLTSGQFHVVPRGVPHNPVADDEVEIVLIETTTTAHTGDVVVDRTVPVDRQVGDFR from the coding sequence ATGACTGCACTCCAGGGAATCGACGTCGCGGCCGAACTCCGACAGGTGACCGAGCACTGGACGCCGCGGGTCGTCGGGCAGGTGAACGACCAGTACGTGAAGGTCGCGAAGCTGCTCGGCGAGCTCGTCTGGCACGCGCACGACGCCGAGGACGAGATGTTCCTCGTCGTCTCGGGCACCTTGCGCATCCAGCTCCCCGACGACCACGAGGTGCTGCTCACCTCCGGGCAGTTCCACGTCGTGCCTCGGGGAGTGCCGCACAACCCCGTCGCCGACGACGAGGTCGAGATCGTGCTGATCGAGACCACCACGACGGCCCACACCGGTGACGTCGTCGTCGACCGCACCGTGCCCGTCGACCGTCAGGTCGGCGACTTCCGCTGA
- a CDS encoding alpha/beta hydrolase fold domain-containing protein yields the protein MSRLLAAPGGGTVRVPVPVRWYEPWPVSTGSPGPTLLWLHGGGFFRGGLDQPEAHDVARSLAARGVRVATVDYRLAPPPGLGLVAGRLMPSRSRYPGALDDVVTAYGEVADRSPEGVIVGGASAGACLAAAATLRTIDEGRPPVGAVFAYGLFHPAHPRVAEARHRSGGHRGLSHARWALDVMNRNYAGSRTALADRLAFPGGHDLTGFPRTLVVNAERDNMRASGDVFAGELADAGVDVRHHVLPGTRHAFLNRPRLAEYAHTVSLVAEWTRGG from the coding sequence ATGAGCCGACTACTCGCCGCCCCGGGTGGCGGGACCGTCCGGGTCCCCGTGCCCGTCCGCTGGTACGAGCCGTGGCCGGTGTCGACGGGTTCGCCCGGGCCGACGCTGCTCTGGCTGCACGGCGGTGGGTTCTTCCGTGGGGGGCTCGACCAGCCGGAGGCGCACGACGTGGCGCGGTCGCTCGCCGCACGCGGGGTGAGGGTCGCCACGGTGGACTACCGCCTCGCGCCTCCTCCGGGTCTCGGTCTCGTGGCCGGGCGGCTGATGCCGTCGCGCAGCCGGTACCCGGGGGCACTCGACGACGTGGTGACGGCCTACGGCGAGGTGGCCGACCGGTCGCCCGAGGGCGTCATCGTCGGAGGCGCGAGCGCGGGGGCGTGCCTCGCCGCGGCGGCCACCCTCCGCACGATCGACGAGGGTCGCCCTCCGGTCGGCGCCGTCTTCGCCTACGGCCTCTTCCACCCCGCGCACCCCCGGGTGGCGGAGGCACGCCACCGGTCGGGCGGCCACCGGGGACTCAGCCACGCGAGGTGGGCGCTCGACGTGATGAACCGCAACTACGCCGGCTCGCGGACCGCGCTGGCCGACCGGCTCGCCTTCCCCGGAGGTCACGACCTCACGGGGTTCCCCCGGACGCTCGTGGTGAATGCCGAGCGCGACAACATGCGCGCCTCGGGCGACGTGTTCGCCGGGGAGCTCGCCGACGCGGGGGTCGACGTGCGGCACCACGTCCTGCCGGGCACCCGCCATGCCTTCCTGAACCGGCCCCGGCTGGCCGAGTACGCCCACACCGTCTCGCTCGTCGCGGAGTGGACCCGCGGCGGCTGA
- a CDS encoding NAD(P)H-dependent oxidoreductase encodes MNTLIVTAHPDHASLTSGVARRLVQALPPGTVELADLAAEGFDPRFGTADRAAYRGHRTVPADVVREQERIDRADHLVLAFPVYWWSMPALMKGWIDRVFVNGWAFEIDPEGGTRRRLGRLTVHLLAVAGDSAGTYERHGYETAMRTQIEHGIVDYVGARRGATIVVHESERDDADARDALVEDAVDTVARAVLGNAPRASSGSTA; translated from the coding sequence GTGAACACGCTCATCGTCACCGCCCATCCCGATCACGCCTCACTGACCTCCGGTGTCGCCCGACGGCTCGTGCAGGCCCTGCCGCCGGGCACGGTCGAGCTGGCCGACCTCGCGGCGGAAGGGTTCGACCCACGTTTCGGCACGGCGGACCGCGCGGCCTACCGTGGCCACCGGACCGTTCCCGCCGACGTCGTGCGCGAACAGGAGCGGATCGACCGGGCGGACCACCTCGTCCTGGCGTTCCCCGTCTACTGGTGGTCGATGCCCGCCCTGATGAAGGGCTGGATCGACAGGGTCTTCGTCAACGGGTGGGCGTTCGAGATCGACCCCGAGGGCGGTACGCGCCGCCGGCTCGGCAGGTTGACCGTGCACCTCCTCGCCGTGGCCGGCGACTCGGCCGGGACGTACGAACGGCACGGCTACGAGACGGCGATGCGGACGCAGATCGAGCACGGGATCGTGGACTACGTCGGCGCCCGGCGAGGCGCGACGATCGTCGTGCACGAGTCCGAGCGAGACGACGCCGACGCCCGGGACGCGCTCGTCGAGGACGCCGTCGACACGGTGGCTCGCGCCGTCCTCGGGAACGCGCCCCGCGCCTCCTCGGGGTCGACGGCCTGA
- a CDS encoding extracellular solute-binding protein — MSPISRRQLLGLGVTAGATAMLAGCATPGTTSVNSLPTIPAADGPVKLQYWAWLKGLDQVTALYNKSQSRVQVETVFIPGGNAGGYQKLYSALAAGAGPDIAQVELRSLPEFLLANGVVDLKRYGADQYADLYDPTLWNQVSYTDGVYAIPQDSGPMGMFYQPAVFDTVGAGVPATWDEWAAVGTELKGAGVLMDSFPLADASLFAAYATQAGASWLRAEDDGWVIDMTDEATLTVARFFDKAIDDGIVTTAYGAYTPAWFSAASAGTIASVATGSWGDALIEGVSGAEGKWKCAPLPTWQTGYASSFLGGSTAAILANSQHPQEALDFAVWMTTTPEGINALIEFCGIGWSPARDVVGSLREQPSPFFSGQNYNQEVFVPATKESSQNQDWSWWPITQQSFNILSDGFRGKASGGTLVDAVAQAEKDIMAVFQNKGLTIRKANA, encoded by the coding sequence ATGAGCCCGATTTCCCGACGGCAGTTGCTCGGCCTGGGGGTGACCGCCGGCGCCACTGCCATGCTCGCCGGCTGCGCCACGCCCGGGACGACCTCCGTGAACTCCCTGCCGACCATCCCCGCGGCCGACGGCCCGGTCAAGCTCCAGTACTGGGCCTGGCTCAAGGGCCTCGACCAGGTCACCGCCTTGTACAACAAGAGCCAGTCGCGCGTCCAGGTCGAGACCGTCTTCATCCCCGGCGGCAACGCGGGCGGCTACCAGAAGCTGTACTCGGCGCTCGCCGCGGGGGCCGGGCCCGACATCGCCCAGGTCGAGCTGCGCTCGCTGCCCGAGTTCCTCCTCGCCAACGGCGTCGTCGACCTGAAGCGCTACGGCGCCGACCAGTACGCCGACCTCTACGACCCCACGCTGTGGAACCAGGTCAGCTACACCGACGGCGTCTACGCGATCCCGCAGGACAGCGGCCCGATGGGCATGTTCTACCAGCCCGCCGTCTTCGACACCGTCGGCGCCGGCGTCCCCGCCACGTGGGACGAATGGGCCGCGGTCGGCACCGAACTCAAGGGGGCCGGCGTGCTGATGGACTCCTTCCCGCTCGCCGACGCCTCGCTGTTCGCCGCCTACGCCACCCAGGCCGGTGCCTCGTGGCTGCGCGCCGAGGACGACGGCTGGGTCATCGACATGACCGACGAGGCGACCCTGACCGTCGCCCGGTTCTTCGACAAGGCGATCGACGACGGCATCGTCACGACCGCCTACGGCGCCTACACGCCGGCCTGGTTCTCGGCCGCCAGCGCGGGCACGATCGCCTCCGTCGCGACCGGCTCGTGGGGTGACGCCCTGATCGAGGGCGTCAGCGGCGCCGAGGGCAAGTGGAAGTGCGCCCCGCTGCCCACCTGGCAGACCGGCTACGCGTCGAGCTTCCTCGGCGGCTCGACCGCCGCGATCCTCGCGAACAGCCAGCACCCCCAGGAGGCGCTGGACTTCGCCGTCTGGATGACCACGACCCCCGAGGGCATCAACGCCCTCATCGAGTTCTGCGGCATCGGTTGGTCGCCGGCCCGCGACGTCGTCGGCTCGCTGCGCGAGCAGCCCAGCCCGTTCTTCAGCGGTCAGAACTACAACCAGGAGGTCTTCGTGCCCGCCACGAAGGAGTCCTCGCAGAACCAGGACTGGAGCTGGTGGCCCATCACCCAGCAGTCCTTCAACATCCTGAGCGACGGGTTCCGGGGCAAGGCGTCGGGCGGCACGCTCGTCGACGCCGTGGCCCAGGCCGAGAAGGACATCATGGCCGTCTTCCAGAACAAGGGCCTCACCATCCGGAAGGCGAACGCATGA
- a CDS encoding alcohol dehydrogenase catalytic domain-containing protein, whose product MRAVQYDQFGSIPTIVDLPAPVPPAHGVVVRVAATGVCRSDCHAWKGHDDSVRLPHVPGHEFAGVVTAVGADVARVAVGTRVTAPFVFACGTCDECRAGATQVCSRQQQPGFTLPGSYAESLVVPHADVNVIALPDEVGFVEAAALGCRFGTAYHALHARARVRAGEWVAVFGCGGVGLSAVAVAVAAGARVVASDISPAALERAAELGAETVPMDDLAVDRVRALTGGGADVALDAFGSRVTSVASVASLRPRGRHVQVGLLLDDDAAPVIPMGRVIADELELLGSHGISVGEYAAMLDDVVAGRLRPQESIGRIIAFDDLPDAVAAMDRPATTAGMTVAVF is encoded by the coding sequence ATGCGCGCCGTCCAGTACGACCAGTTCGGGTCGATCCCGACCATCGTCGACCTCCCGGCACCCGTGCCGCCCGCCCACGGCGTCGTGGTCCGCGTCGCGGCCACGGGGGTGTGCCGGAGCGACTGTCACGCCTGGAAGGGTCACGACGACTCGGTGCGCCTTCCCCACGTGCCGGGCCACGAGTTCGCGGGCGTGGTGACGGCGGTGGGTGCCGACGTCGCCCGGGTCGCCGTCGGCACCCGCGTGACCGCCCCGTTCGTCTTCGCCTGTGGCACGTGCGACGAGTGCCGTGCCGGTGCCACCCAGGTGTGCTCGCGTCAGCAGCAGCCCGGCTTCACCCTTCCCGGCTCGTACGCCGAGTCGTTGGTCGTCCCGCACGCCGACGTGAACGTCATCGCCCTGCCGGACGAGGTCGGCTTCGTCGAGGCGGCGGCGCTCGGCTGCCGCTTCGGCACGGCGTACCACGCCCTGCACGCCCGGGCCCGCGTCCGGGCGGGTGAGTGGGTCGCCGTCTTCGGCTGCGGCGGAGTGGGTCTCTCGGCGGTCGCCGTGGCGGTGGCCGCCGGTGCTCGCGTCGTCGCGTCGGACATCTCGCCCGCCGCCCTCGAACGGGCCGCCGAACTGGGTGCCGAGACCGTCCCCATGGACGACCTCGCCGTCGACCGGGTCCGAGCCCTCACCGGGGGAGGCGCCGACGTCGCCCTCGACGCGTTCGGCAGCCGGGTGACGTCCGTCGCGTCCGTCGCGTCCCTCCGTCCGCGGGGTCGACACGTCCAGGTGGGCCTGCTGCTCGACGACGACGCCGCCCCGGTGATCCCGATGGGGCGGGTGATCGCCGACGAACTCGAACTGTTGGGCAGTCACGGCATCTCGGTGGGCGAGTACGCCGCGATGCTCGACGACGTCGTCGCGGGCCGACTGCGTCCGCAGGAGTCCATCGGTCGGATCATCGCCTTCGACGACCTGCCCGACGCCGTGGCCGCCATGGACCGGCCGGCGACCACCGCCGGCATGACGGTGGCCGTGTTCTGA